The Acinonyx jubatus isolate Ajub_Pintada_27869175 chromosome D3, VMU_Ajub_asm_v1.0, whole genome shotgun sequence DNA segment TGATTTTCTCTAGTCAGActaataaacagaaaaggaaagaagacagaaattaccaaatcaggaatggaaaaggaaaggcaaCTACAGATCtcatagacattaaaacaataacatcTCTATGCAAATGAATGTGGCAAACTACATGAAATGGACCAAACTgtccaaacccacaaactatcaaaactcaCACATCATAATACAGGTAActctcaattttaaaacattcttgggacacctgggtggcttagtcgtttaagtgtccaacttcggctcaggtcacgatagcGTACTTCATGAGTTAGggccccgcatggagctctgtgctgacagctccgagccgggagcctgctttggattctgtgtctccctctctctgcccctcccctactcacgctctctgtctctcaaaaataaataaacattaaaaaaatttcttaaacattctcattgcccccaaaagaaaccctgtgtcCATTAGCAATCACTTCCTATTGCTCCCCAAAAGGCCAGCCTAAGGCcaccattaatttattttctgtctctatggatttgtctattctggacatttcatatgaatggaatcatataacgTGTAgtctttgtgactggtttctttctcttaccATAATATattcaaggtccatctatgttgtagcGTGCGTCAGTACTTCAGTTCTttgtatggccaaataatattctattatatagaCATAGCATATTTGGTTGATTAGTTCtagacatttggattatttccactttttttggttattatgaataatatacctacaaacatttgtatataagtttttgtgtggacatgttttcatttctcttgggcatattagtgaaattgctgggtcatatcataactgtatgtttatatttttaaaaatatttctttatttttgagagagagagcaagggaggggcagagagagagggagacacagaatccaaagcaagctccaggttctaagggctcagaacagagcccgccatggggctcgaactcacggacctcgagatcatgacttgaactgaagtcagacactcaactgactgagccacccaggtgccccacatgtttattttttttaggaacttccagacttttccaaagtagctgtaccattggcactcccaccaacagttgttattttctgtctttttaaaaattccagtcaTCCTAATGAATGTGAAATAGCAGCTCATGATTTATATGTGCagttccctgatggctaatgatgttaagGCCTCTTTTCAACCGTTTATTGGCCATGTGTAATCTTCTTTGGGGaactgtctattcagatcctttgcctattttaaaattaggttgcctttttattattgaattgtaagtgTTCCCTATATATTCTAGATTCGAGTCCTTTatcatatatgatttgcaaaaatgttcttctcttctgtaagttgtctttttactttcttggtggtgtcctttgaagcataaaactaatttttatgaagtttgttttatctttttttttctttcattgcttgtgcttttggtgtcgtaTCTAAGAATGCTTGTTCTGATCAAGGTCATGCATGTTTACAtctatattttttcctaagactttttttttcacataaaagttCTTAGTTTATTAACCCTCTCCTGAAAAATTGGCACAGTCACTGCAGAGCCACTGCAGAATCTTTATTCCTTCTGTTGTCCAGTCTCCGGCTCACTTGTTCCCGGCATCAACCCTGTCTTCTGCAGTCCCCCTGACTTTCTTCATTCTGTCCTTGTGttccttttgctgttttcttgAGGTCTGTTTCTTCTCACACAGGCCATGTCTTGCAAGTCTATGtttgggttcatttttctttgcatcaTCCAAGGAATCATAAATCATGCCAAAGCCAGTTGTCTTGCCACCCCCAAAATGGGTTGTGAATCCAAATACAAAGATGGCATCTGGTGTGGTCTTGTACATCTTGGCTAGTTTTTCCCCCAAGTATGTCTTAGGTGCTGCTGCCTTTCCAGGGTGAAGAACATCAATGACCACTTGTTTCCACTGAAGTAGTCAGTTGGTTATGAACTTCCTGGTCTAGAGAGTTACTGTGTCATTCATGATGGCAGCTGAGCTTCAAGCAGCCGGACAGGAAAAGAGAGctttctaagagttttgtagtttgAGCTCTAACATTTAGGTCTAGGATACATTTGAGTTAActtttacatatgtatgtttgAGGAAGTGTTCTTTCGTATATGAATATCAAGTTGCTGAAAAGACTTCTTTCCCCATTAaattgtcttggcacccttgttgaaaatctaTTGACTATAAATGTGAATACgagtttatttttggactctcaattctgtttCACTGGTCTGTATGTCTATTCTTATGCCAGTAGCATATTTTCCTGATACtgtagcctttttaaaatttatttatttatttatgtatttatttatttattttgagagagagagagacagagagcgcgtgCACGcacgagcaaaggaggggcagagagagagggagagagagaatcccaagcaggaaccCAAagcgggacttgatctcacaacgat contains these protein-coding regions:
- the LOC106984111 gene encoding LOW QUALITY PROTEIN: 40S ribosomal protein S24-like (The sequence of the model RefSeq protein was modified relative to this genomic sequence to represent the inferred CDS: substituted 2 bases at 2 genomic stop codons) — its product is MNDTVTLXTRKFITNXLLQWKQVVIDVLHPGKAAAPKTYLGEKLAKMYKTTPDAIFVFGFTTHFGGGKTTGFGMIYDSLDDAKKNEPKHRLARHGLCEKKQTSRKQQKEHKDRMKKVRGTAEDRVDAGNK